The genomic segment GGGCACCTCGCGGACATCGAAACCTTCACGAACTGCTCGCCACGCCAAGTCGACCTGGAAGATATATCCAGCGTTGGAGAGTTCGTTGAGATCCAGCGCCTCAATGAGCGAGCGTCGATAGGCGCGATAGCCTGCGGTCATGTCAGACAGACCGGCCCCCAGCGCCACCGAGATGTAAATGTTGCCGCCCTTGGACAGCAGCCAGCGTTTCTTAGGCCAGTTCACCACTTTGCCGCCGGGAATGTAGCGGGAGCCAATCACGAGCTCAGCGCCGCGATCCACCTCAGCCAGAAGCAGGTGAAGCTGCTCAGGCGCATGCGAACCATCCGCATCCATTTCACACAGGACCTGGTAGTCGCGCTCCAGACCCCATTGGAAGCCCGCAACGTAGGCACCGCACAGACCGCCTTTCCCTTCGCGATGCAGCACAAAAATTTGCTCGTCGTTGCTGGCGAAGTCGTCAGCGAGATCGCCTGTGCCGTCTGGGCTGTTGTCGTCAACAATAAGAATGTCCACGTCGGGCGCTGCTGAGCGTACGCGCTGTGTGATCAGCGGAAGATTATCCCGCTCGTTATACGTGGGGATAATCACCAACGTACGGTCGCTGGGCTTGCTCATAGAAAGCTAGTCTCCTTGGGCTGAGCGGCGTTTCCACAATGCCGCGATGAGGAACAACACCCCCATAATACTCAACACATGCTCCACATACTTACCCGCACGTGCAGCAAAAGTGCTGGAATCCTTTAGCGGGAGGGTTTCCACCAGCGTGCCGTTGGTAAAAATTGAGGTTTTCTGGGTGACTTCACCTGAGGGAAGCACAATTGCTGACACTCCTGATGTTGCCGCTATCACCACTGCCCTATCCAATTCCAGGGCGCGCATACGACTCATGGCGAGCTGCTGGTAGGTCATGTCGGTGAAACCAAAGGTTGCGTTGTTGGTTGGTACCGTCAGGATCTGCGCGCCATTATGTACTGCATCACGCCCAGCTGCATCGAAAGCCACCTCGTAGCAGGTGGAAACGCCCACAGGAATCCCCTTCATGTGCACTACACCAGTGCCATCGCCGGGCTGGAAATTGCCCGCCATATCCACGTAGGAGGAAAACAGTCGGAAAAAGCTGCGGTAGGGCATGTACTCCCCGAAGGGCTGAAGGTACTTTTTGTGGTGGTACTCCCCTTGCCCTGTCTCTGGATCAAACACCACCATGGTGTTACGTGGTCCGACGTCATCTCGCGTCAGCGTCCCCACCAGGATCGGTGCATGTGCCGACTGCACCGCCTGATTAATCATGCTCATCGCCCCAGCATCTGCAAACGGGTTCACGTCCGACGCGTTCTCGGGCCACACCACTAAGTCAACCTGCTGGTTCAGAGCCTCGGTCTGCTTCACATGGTTACTCAGCACCGCTCGCCGCTGCTCGTTAAAATCCAGCCCCAGCCGCGGCACATTCCCTTGAATTGCCGCCACTGTTACCTGCCCTACTTCCCCACCGCCTCTGCTTATCGACGCCGCGCCGCCCAGCGCCAGCGGTACCACCAACAGTGCCGCCCCTAGGAGTCGTGGACGCAGGAGACAGAGGGCAAGCCCGGTGGCGCACGCGAGCGTCGCTACGCTGACTAACGCTGGGCCTCCATAGGGTGCGAGGTACTGGAGTGGGCCGCCGACCTGGCCCCATGCGATTCGTCCCCACGCGAAACCCCCAAATGGCCACGTGCTGCGCAACCATTCCACGGACACAAACCACAGCGGAAACGCCCAATGCATGCGGCGCTTCATCAACACAGCACCACCGGCGCCAACTGCGATGCTGTACAGTGCCTCAGTGACTGCGAGAGCGACGTATGGGAGGTTGCCCACGAACTCCCCAATCCACGGGAGAAGAAACAGATACAAACTCAACCCATGGACAAA from the Corynebacterium durum genome contains:
- the lnt gene encoding apolipoprotein N-acyltransferase; its protein translation is MRKRILALRLGVAALSGVSVYLSYAPIGWWPAAIVGMALFYLCLAPQVSVRVGALLGFVHGLSLYLFLLPWIGEFVGNLPYVALAVTEALYSIAVGAGGAVLMKRRMHWAFPLWFVSVEWLRSTWPFGGFAWGRIAWGQVGGPLQYLAPYGGPALVSVATLACATGLALCLLRPRLLGAALLVVPLALGGAASISRGGGEVGQVTVAAIQGNVPRLGLDFNEQRRAVLSNHVKQTEALNQQVDLVVWPENASDVNPFADAGAMSMINQAVQSAHAPILVGTLTRDDVGPRNTMVVFDPETGQGEYHHKKYLQPFGEYMPYRSFFRLFSSYVDMAGNFQPGDGTGVVHMKGIPVGVSTCYEVAFDAAGRDAVHNGAQILTVPTNNATFGFTDMTYQQLAMSRMRALELDRAVVIAATSGVSAIVLPSGEVTQKTSIFTNGTLVETLPLKDSSTFAARAGKYVEHVLSIMGVLFLIAALWKRRSAQGD
- a CDS encoding polyprenol monophosphomannose synthase, yielding MSKPSDRTLVIIPTYNERDNLPLITQRVRSAAPDVDILIVDDNSPDGTGDLADDFASNDEQIFVLHREGKGGLCGAYVAGFQWGLERDYQVLCEMDADGSHAPEQLHLLLAEVDRGAELVIGSRYIPGGKVVNWPKKRWLLSKGGNIYISVALGAGLSDMTAGYRAYRRSLIEALDLNELSNAGYIFQVDLAWRAVREGFDVREVPITFTEREIGESKLDGSFVKDSLLEVTKWGAAHRGEQLREISKETKKLVAHSVKKLRKKYNI